In Gadus macrocephalus chromosome 11, ASM3116895v1, a single genomic region encodes these proteins:
- the sbk3 gene encoding uncharacterized serine/threonine-protein kinase SBK3 isoform X1, whose protein sequence is MAAVEAQQLDELCFLTAQSMTSLRTSDHFQIVKLLGEGSYGKVMLAVHRKRGTPMALKFFPRKSTSLASFLREYHLSLSFCTHPSLTRALGIFYSTPSYYVFAQQAGLYGDLYNVIVSEVGVGEECVQRVMAQLSGAVTHLHSLGFVHRDIKPENIFLCDPACRWVKLGDFGLARPIGTSVRGVWYDSPFCTPEVEPVKALEQENARRQLSGEPEPVEPLWMTVEPSVDSWALGVLSYCLLTGCFPWEESTRDASGYRRFREWFEREAERDSDGEDRYQEEEEEKEREDRRSNPLPTQFKGFSRLVIALFKELLHPLPEQRGSPEEILSYLGGPWLKENEEQQERKEAEAEKEARNISGRAGVEEEPEREGRAER, encoded by the exons ATGGCA gcTGTAGAAGCTCAGCAGCTTGATGAGCTATGCTTCCTGACGGCCCAGTCCATGACCAGCCTGAGGACCTCAGACCACTTCCAGATCGTCAAGCTGCTGGGAGAGGGCTCCTACGGCAAGGTGATGCTGGCCGTGCACAGGAAGAGAG GCACTCCGATGGCTCTGAAGTTCTTCCCACGCAAGTCAACCTCCCTTGCCTCCTTTCTGCGCGAAtaccacctctccctctccttctgcaCCCATCCCTCGCTGACGCGAGCCCTGGGCATCTTCTATTCCACACCTTCCTACTATGTCTTTGCCCAGCAGGCCGGCCTCTACGGTGACCTCTACAATGTCATCGTGTCAGAG gtgggggtgggggaggagtgtgtGCAGAGGGTGATGGCGCAGCTCAGCGGCGCCGTGACCCACCTGCACTCCCTGGGCTTCGTCCACCGCGACATCAAACCCGAGAACATCTTCCTGTGCGACCCCGCCTGCCGCTGGGTGAAGCTGGGTGACTTCGGCCTGGCCCGGCCCATCGGCACCAGTGTGCGCGGCGTCTGGTACGACTCGCCCTTCTGCACGCCTGAGGTGGAGCCCGTCAAGGCCCTGGAGCAGGAGAACGCGCGGCGGCAGCTCAGCGGGGAGCCGGAGCCCGTGGAGCCGTTGTGGATGACAGTGGAGCCCAGCGTGGACAGCTGGGCGCTGGGAGTGCTCAGCTACTGCCTGCTCACCGGCTGCTTCCCCTGGGAGGAGAGCACCCGCGACGCCTCCGGCTACCGCAGGTTCAGGGAGTGGTTCGAGCGCGAGGCCGAGCGGGACAGCGACGGGGAGGACAGgtaccaggaggaggaggaggagaaggagagggaggacaggaggagcaACCCTCTGCCCACTCAGTTCAAGGGCTTCAGTCGGCTGGTCATTGCTCTCTTCAAGGAACTGTTGCACCCCCTGCCCGAGCAGCGGGGGAGCCCCGAGGAGATCCTCAGCTACCTGGGAGGCCCCTGGCTGAAGGAGAacgaggagcagcaggagaggaaggaggccgAGGCCGAGAAGGAGGCCAGGAACATAAGCGGGAGAGCAGGAGTGGAGGAAGAACCCGAGAGAGAGGGCCGGGCAGAGAGATAG
- the sbk3 gene encoding uncharacterized serine/threonine-protein kinase SBK3 isoform X2: MALKFFPRKSTSLASFLREYHLSLSFCTHPSLTRALGIFYSTPSYYVFAQQAGLYGDLYNVIVSEVGVGEECVQRVMAQLSGAVTHLHSLGFVHRDIKPENIFLCDPACRWVKLGDFGLARPIGTSVRGVWYDSPFCTPEVEPVKALEQENARRQLSGEPEPVEPLWMTVEPSVDSWALGVLSYCLLTGCFPWEESTRDASGYRRFREWFEREAERDSDGEDRYQEEEEEKEREDRRSNPLPTQFKGFSRLVIALFKELLHPLPEQRGSPEEILSYLGGPWLKENEEQQERKEAEAEKEARNISGRAGVEEEPEREGRAER, from the exons ATGGCTCTGAAGTTCTTCCCACGCAAGTCAACCTCCCTTGCCTCCTTTCTGCGCGAAtaccacctctccctctccttctgcaCCCATCCCTCGCTGACGCGAGCCCTGGGCATCTTCTATTCCACACCTTCCTACTATGTCTTTGCCCAGCAGGCCGGCCTCTACGGTGACCTCTACAATGTCATCGTGTCAGAG gtgggggtgggggaggagtgtgtGCAGAGGGTGATGGCGCAGCTCAGCGGCGCCGTGACCCACCTGCACTCCCTGGGCTTCGTCCACCGCGACATCAAACCCGAGAACATCTTCCTGTGCGACCCCGCCTGCCGCTGGGTGAAGCTGGGTGACTTCGGCCTGGCCCGGCCCATCGGCACCAGTGTGCGCGGCGTCTGGTACGACTCGCCCTTCTGCACGCCTGAGGTGGAGCCCGTCAAGGCCCTGGAGCAGGAGAACGCGCGGCGGCAGCTCAGCGGGGAGCCGGAGCCCGTGGAGCCGTTGTGGATGACAGTGGAGCCCAGCGTGGACAGCTGGGCGCTGGGAGTGCTCAGCTACTGCCTGCTCACCGGCTGCTTCCCCTGGGAGGAGAGCACCCGCGACGCCTCCGGCTACCGCAGGTTCAGGGAGTGGTTCGAGCGCGAGGCCGAGCGGGACAGCGACGGGGAGGACAGgtaccaggaggaggaggaggagaaggagagggaggacaggaggagcaACCCTCTGCCCACTCAGTTCAAGGGCTTCAGTCGGCTGGTCATTGCTCTCTTCAAGGAACTGTTGCACCCCCTGCCCGAGCAGCGGGGGAGCCCCGAGGAGATCCTCAGCTACCTGGGAGGCCCCTGGCTGAAGGAGAacgaggagcagcaggagaggaaggaggccgAGGCCGAGAAGGAGGCCAGGAACATAAGCGGGAGAGCAGGAGTGGAGGAAGAACCCGAGAGAGAGGGCCGGGCAGAGAGATAG